The Pedobacter mucosus genome window below encodes:
- a CDS encoding nucleotidyltransferase family protein: MKPTLLILAAGMASRYGSMKQIDGFGPNGETIIDYSIYDAINAGFGKVVFIIKEEFVENFKSIFEPKLNGRIETDYVFQNFDLKQFGIEEEIYREKPWGTAHAILSARNVVKEPFCVINADDYYGFDAFKKMVDFLNDEATDSNFSIIGYEIGKTLSEFGAVSRGVCKVDDAGNLQEIIERTKVYPKDDIIVYEEDDKEYPLSFETPVSMNFWGFTPAVFDITEKLFVAFAEANKDKPKAEFFIPLIGESLVSTGEATFKVVPTSNKWFGVTYKEDKPYVQDSINQLVKNGTYPEKLWS, translated from the coding sequence ATGAAACCTACTTTATTAATATTGGCTGCTGGTATGGCTAGCCGTTATGGAAGCATGAAACAGATCGATGGCTTTGGCCCAAATGGTGAAACGATTATCGATTACTCTATATATGATGCAATTAACGCCGGTTTTGGCAAAGTTGTATTTATCATCAAAGAAGAATTTGTTGAAAATTTTAAATCAATTTTTGAACCGAAATTAAATGGTAGAATAGAAACTGATTATGTTTTTCAAAATTTTGATTTAAAACAATTTGGAATTGAAGAGGAAATTTACAGAGAGAAGCCTTGGGGAACAGCTCATGCAATCTTATCTGCGAGAAATGTAGTTAAGGAACCTTTTTGCGTAATTAATGCTGATGATTATTACGGCTTTGATGCTTTTAAAAAAATGGTTGATTTCTTGAATGATGAAGCAACTGATAGTAATTTCTCCATTATTGGTTATGAAATCGGTAAAACATTATCAGAGTTTGGAGCCGTTTCTCGTGGAGTATGTAAAGTAGACGATGCTGGAAATCTTCAGGAAATTATCGAACGGACAAAAGTTTATCCAAAAGACGATATTATTGTTTATGAAGAAGATGATAAAGAATATCCGTTGAGTTTTGAAACGCCGGTATCAATGAATTTCTGGGGCTTTACACCTGCTGTTTTCGATATTACAGAAAAGCTTTTCGTAGCATTCGCTGAAGCAAATAAAGATAAACCTAAAGCAGAATTCTTTATTCCTTTAATTGGCGAAAGTTTAGTGAGTACAGGTGAAGCAACTTTTAAAGTTGTTCCAACATCAAATAAATGGTTTGGAGTAACTTATAAAGAAGATAAACCATATGTTCAAGATAGCATTAATCAGCTTGTGAAAAATGGAACGTATCCTGAAAAATTATGGAGCTAA